One Methanobacteriaceae archaeon genomic region harbors:
- a CDS encoding bile acid:sodium symporter, which produces MEVILQQLANLCILIYIVTTMLSMGLKFLPKQFLEPLKDKGLILKSLTANFLILPIITYIILQLIPLPEGLAIGLILMAAGAGSPFMLKIVQLIKADMAFATGLMIILSLVTLVYLPLMLSFLLPGVSVNPLAIASSLIALIFLPLIIGTTIKSKYNKIATRIQPIFNQLSSIFIVLVVILYLGLNYQDFLTVFGTGALMAAIIFILGAFVTGYLLGGPSSSTRSVLGMGTAIRNSSAAFVVALANFSYQYEVMAMIIVVYMFSIILMILISRVLRK; this is translated from the coding sequence ATGGAAGTCATCTTACAGCAACTGGCCAATTTATGCATTTTAATCTACATAGTGACCACCATGTTATCCATGGGACTTAAGTTTCTTCCTAAACAATTTTTAGAACCATTAAAAGATAAGGGCCTAATATTAAAGTCTTTAACTGCCAATTTTTTAATACTTCCCATTATAACTTACATTATACTGCAGCTTATCCCCCTACCCGAGGGCCTGGCCATTGGTTTGATTTTAATGGCTGCCGGGGCCGGATCACCATTCATGTTGAAAATAGTTCAGCTAATAAAAGCGGATATGGCCTTTGCGACAGGGCTGATGATCATATTGTCCCTGGTGACTTTGGTCTACCTGCCCCTCATGCTTTCCTTTTTATTACCTGGTGTTTCTGTTAATCCATTAGCTATAGCCAGTTCCCTGATAGCCCTGATATTTTTACCATTAATCATAGGAACAACCATAAAATCAAAATATAATAAAATAGCTACTAGAATTCAACCTATTTTTAACCAGTTATCCAGCATATTTATAGTTCTGGTGGTAATTCTTTATCTGGGCCTTAACTACCAGGACTTTTTGACAGTATTCGGTACTGGGGCCTTGATGGCAGCCATAATTTTTATATTAGGTGCATTTGTAACGGGATATTTATTGGGTGGCCCTTCCTCCAGCACCAGATCCGTGTTGGGTATGGGTACTGCTATTAGAAATTCGTCAGCCGCCTTTGTGGTGGCCCTTGCCAACTTCAGTTATCAGTACGAGGTGATGGCCATGATCATTGTGGTTTACATGTTCAGTATCATCCTGATGATTCTCATCTCCAGAGTACTAAGAAAATAA
- a CDS encoding HAD-IC family P-type ATPase has translation MSIKTEWYQLSAEKTFEILKSSEEGLSSKEAQKRLAKYGSNEITFKKISPLFRLLKQFNNPLIYVLIVAAMVTALLGELIDVAVILGVVIANATIGFIQEGKAESSIESLEKMLVPECQVLRNREKVTITSKLLVPGDIVLLESGTKIPADLRIFRSKNLHADEASLTGESLPVPKNSKYITTEDLTPADQKSVAFSGTFITQGSGQGVVVATGDKTEMGKIATIMKETHHIMTPLMKKIERFTEILVIIILIIALVNFALSFWLGYGFIYSFMASASLAVAVIPEGLPAVLTITLAFGVKKMARRNVLIRKLPSVEALGHTTVICSDKTGTLTKNQMTVLMVYCGDITYQVNGKGYKPQGDFLLNEKVIKTSNQGEELIKTLQAGLICNNASLVKDDNYKVIGDPTEGALIVSAYKANIMEKSDRLDEIPFQSKNQFMATLNRGNNENIIYFKGSPEKILKMCKKQLIRGGIQPIKPNKISLEADSLAKDALRVLGFAYKSVPSNQSQIHKEDMEDLIFLGLQGMMDPPREEVMDAIQKSRRAGIRTVMITGDHSLTARAISQYLGIGSGEKTIITGKELSKMSNEQVYETVDKVSVYARVAPEHKYTITTQLQKKGEIVAVTGDGVNDAPALKAADIGIAMGITGTDVSKEASDMVLADDNFASIVKAIEEGRYIFENIRKVILYSLAANGGQGLIILSSVILTPFIALFLVTLPLEPVQILWINLFDSLFLALPLIKEPKELGLLKYPPRDPKEQIINHLFLRKVGIVSLSMAFGALSIFLIFGLPGLNPLNELLIKQAQSAAFATVILVHVFYLLTARSIYDSAFTFSPFSNKWLILGITAILTSLMLIIYFQPLELIFRTTAIPLGWWPLIVLFALPGFILIEIEKWVSKKKKYV, from the coding sequence ATGTCTATAAAAACCGAATGGTACCAGTTATCTGCGGAGAAAACCTTTGAAATCTTGAAATCAAGTGAAGAAGGTCTTAGCTCCAAAGAAGCCCAAAAAAGACTAGCTAAATACGGGTCCAATGAAATAACCTTTAAAAAAATCAGTCCTTTATTTAGACTTCTAAAACAATTTAATAATCCCCTGATTTATGTTTTAATTGTTGCAGCCATGGTGACTGCTTTACTGGGTGAATTAATAGATGTGGCAGTTATTTTAGGTGTGGTAATTGCCAATGCCACTATCGGATTTATCCAGGAAGGAAAAGCAGAATCTTCCATTGAATCTTTGGAGAAAATGCTGGTCCCCGAGTGCCAGGTACTCCGTAATAGGGAAAAAGTAACCATAACATCCAAGCTACTGGTTCCTGGTGATATAGTACTACTGGAAAGTGGAACCAAAATACCAGCAGATTTACGTATTTTTCGCTCCAAAAATTTACATGCTGATGAGGCCTCCTTAACCGGAGAATCCCTACCGGTGCCTAAAAATTCTAAATATATTACTACAGAGGATCTTACTCCCGCTGATCAAAAATCGGTGGCCTTCAGTGGTACCTTTATCACCCAGGGTTCAGGACAGGGAGTGGTGGTGGCTACCGGTGATAAAACCGAGATGGGTAAAATCGCCACTATCATGAAGGAAACTCATCACATAATGACTCCTTTAATGAAAAAAATAGAGAGATTCACCGAGATCCTGGTGATAATTATTCTGATTATTGCTTTGGTGAATTTCGCATTATCTTTCTGGTTGGGTTATGGGTTTATTTATTCATTTATGGCATCTGCTTCACTGGCCGTGGCCGTTATTCCTGAGGGACTACCTGCGGTTCTAACCATAACCCTGGCTTTTGGAGTAAAAAAAATGGCACGTAGAAACGTGCTCATAAGAAAATTGCCCTCAGTTGAAGCCCTGGGTCACACCACCGTAATATGTTCTGATAAAACCGGTACACTTACTAAAAACCAGATGACAGTTTTAATGGTTTACTGTGGAGATATAACTTACCAGGTTAATGGGAAAGGATATAAACCACAGGGAGACTTTCTCTTAAATGAAAAAGTTATTAAGACATCCAATCAAGGAGAAGAACTTATTAAAACCCTTCAGGCTGGTTTAATATGCAATAATGCTTCTTTAGTTAAGGACGATAATTATAAAGTTATAGGAGACCCTACCGAAGGTGCATTAATTGTTTCGGCCTACAAGGCCAATATAATGGAAAAATCTGACAGGTTAGATGAAATACCATTCCAATCAAAAAACCAGTTTATGGCCACTCTCAATCGAGGTAATAATGAGAATATAATCTATTTCAAGGGTTCCCCAGAAAAGATATTGAAAATGTGCAAAAAACAGCTCATCCGGGGAGGAATACAACCTATAAAACCCAATAAAATTTCTCTGGAGGCAGATAGTCTGGCAAAAGATGCCTTAAGAGTACTGGGTTTTGCATATAAATCAGTACCATCTAATCAAAGCCAAATCCACAAGGAAGATATGGAGGATCTAATTTTTTTAGGACTGCAGGGAATGATGGATCCTCCTCGAGAGGAAGTAATGGATGCTATCCAAAAATCCAGACGTGCTGGTATAAGAACGGTTATGATTACCGGTGACCATTCTTTAACTGCTAGGGCCATTAGCCAGTATTTAGGTATTGGTTCAGGGGAGAAAACCATAATTACTGGTAAAGAATTATCAAAAATGAGCAATGAACAGGTTTACGAGACTGTGGATAAAGTTTCAGTGTACGCTAGGGTGGCCCCGGAACATAAATACACCATAACCACCCAGCTACAAAAAAAGGGAGAAATTGTGGCCGTAACTGGAGATGGAGTTAATGATGCTCCAGCCTTAAAAGCGGCAGATATAGGTATAGCTATGGGAATAACTGGGACAGACGTGAGTAAAGAAGCATCGGATATGGTTTTAGCTGATGATAATTTTGCCAGTATTGTTAAGGCCATTGAAGAGGGAAGGTACATCTTTGAAAACATACGAAAAGTTATACTTTATTCTCTGGCTGCCAACGGAGGACAGGGGCTAATAATTTTGAGCTCGGTAATACTAACCCCATTCATAGCTCTTTTTTTAGTGACCTTACCCTTAGAACCGGTACAAATTCTATGGATAAACCTTTTTGACTCGTTATTTTTGGCTTTACCATTAATCAAGGAACCTAAAGAACTAGGATTACTTAAATATCCTCCTCGAGACCCTAAAGAACAGATAATTAATCATTTATTCTTAAGAAAAGTTGGTATAGTTTCCCTGTCCATGGCCTTTGGAGCATTATCCATATTTCTTATATTCGGACTGCCTGGCCTAAATCCTCTTAATGAATTACTAATAAAACAGGCCCAAAGTGCAGCTTTTGCCACAGTTATACTGGTCCATGTATTTTACCTCCTCACTGCCAGATCAATATATGATTCAGCTTTTACTTTCAGCCCTTTCTCTAATAAATGGTTGATACTGGGTATAACCGCAATTTTAACTTCCCTTATGCTGATTATATATTTCCAACCATTGGAACTCATATTTAGAACAACAGCCATACCTTTAGGTTGGTGGCCATTAATCGTATTATTCGCCCTCCCAGGTTTTATCTTAATTGAAATCGAAAAATGGGTATCTAAAAAGAAAAAATATGTCTAG